In a genomic window of Nitratireductor basaltis:
- a CDS encoding YebC/PmpR family DNA-binding transcriptional regulator produces MAGHSQFKNIMHRKGRQDAVRSKMFSKLAREITVAAKAGLPDPAMNPRLRLAIQNAKAQSMPKDNIERAIKKASGSDSENYDEVRYEGYGPGGVAVIVEALTDNRNRSASNIRAAFTKSGGSLGETGSVAFMFDRVGEIIYPASAGDAEKVMEAAIEAGAQDVQSDENGHVIICTFEDIGDVTTALEESLGEAESVKAIWKPQTGTPVDEERAQSILKLIATLEDDDDVQNVYANFEVDDETMAKLSAA; encoded by the coding sequence ATGGCCGGCCATTCCCAATTTAAGAACATCATGCACCGCAAGGGTCGTCAGGACGCAGTGCGCTCCAAGATGTTCTCCAAGCTCGCTCGCGAAATCACGGTTGCTGCCAAGGCCGGCTTGCCTGACCCTGCGATGAATCCGCGCCTGCGTCTGGCCATTCAGAACGCCAAGGCGCAGTCCATGCCAAAGGACAATATCGAGCGCGCCATCAAGAAGGCATCCGGTTCGGATTCGGAAAACTATGATGAGGTACGCTACGAGGGATACGGTCCCGGGGGCGTGGCCGTCATCGTCGAGGCGTTGACCGACAACCGCAATCGCTCGGCCTCCAATATCCGCGCTGCCTTCACCAAATCGGGCGGTTCACTTGGCGAGACGGGGTCCGTCGCCTTCATGTTCGATCGCGTCGGAGAGATCATCTATCCTGCTTCTGCAGGCGATGCCGAGAAGGTCATGGAAGCGGCCATCGAGGCTGGCGCACAAGACGTGCAGTCGGATGAGAACGGCCATGTCATCATCTGCACATTCGAGGATATTGGCGACGTTACCACTGCCCTTGAGGAAAGCCTGGGCGAGGCGGAATCGGTCAAGGCCATCTGGAAGCCGCAGACGGGTACACCCGTTGACGAGGAGCGCGCGCAGTCGATCCTCAAGCTCATTGCGACCCTCGAAGATGATGATGACGTGCAGAACGTCTATGCGAATTTCGAGGTCGACGACGAGACAATGGCCAAGCTCAGCGCGGCCTGA
- a CDS encoding SelT/SelW/SelH family protein: MSADMSSPAHRITITYCTQCQWLLRAAWMAQELLSTFSTELCASEVCLRPRSGGIFQIEVDGELVWDRKRDGGFPDIKTLKQIVRDHLDPERDLGHIDSASTRHSDDTP; this comes from the coding sequence ATGAGTGCAGACATGTCTTCCCCGGCGCACCGCATCACGATTACCTATTGCACGCAATGCCAGTGGCTTTTGCGCGCGGCTTGGATGGCGCAGGAACTTCTGTCCACCTTCTCGACAGAGCTTTGCGCAAGCGAGGTCTGCCTGCGCCCACGCAGCGGCGGGATTTTCCAAATCGAGGTCGATGGCGAACTGGTTTGGGATCGCAAACGTGACGGCGGCTTTCCTGACATCAAGACGCTGAAGCAGATCGTACGGGATCATCTCGATCCCGAACGTGATCTTGGGCATATAGATTCCGCTTCCACTCGCCACAGCGACGACACGCCCTAG